ACGCCGCGACCTGAGGGAGGTGGGTCACCACGATCACCTGGTGTGCTCGGGCCAGCCTCGACAACCGCTTCCCGATCTCCACGGCCGCGCGACCACCGACCCCGGCGTCGACCTCGTCGAAGACCATCACCGATCCCGAGGTGGGTGCGGCGAGGACGACTTCGAGGGCGAGCATGACCCGCGAGAGTTCGCCGCCCGACGCCGACTTCGCGATGGGCAGCGGCGTGGCGCCGGGATGGGCGAGAAGTGCGAATTCGACCTTGTCCGCGCCGTCGGCGCCGGCGTGCGCGGCGGTGCCCGCGACGGTGACGGTCAGCCGGTCGTCGGGCGTCGCCGCGTCCGGGTTGACCGCGACCGCCAGCGCCGAGTCCCCCATTGCCAGTCCCTTGAGCTCGCGAGACACCTTGTCGGCCATCGACTTCGCGGCCTTCGACCGCAGCGTGTGCAACTTGTCCGCCGCGGCCTGCACCTTGTCCCGGGCCGCCGTCGCGGCGACCTCGAGCTCCTCGATGGAGGCCCGTGGGTCCTCGATCTCCGCGAGCCGGGCCTCGGCCTTGTGGCGCCAGTCGATCACTCCGTCGACATCCGGCGCGTACTTGCGGACGAGCGTCTTCAGCTCGGCCTGACGGGCGAGCAGCTTGTCGAGCTCCTCGGCGTCGGCGGGTAGGCCCGACGTGAAGGCGGTCAGTTCGGCGCCGACATCGGTGATGACGGTGAGCGCCTCGGTGACGCGCGGTACTAGATCACGCAGCGTGTCGTCGGCCGCGGTCTCCAGCAGCGTGCGCACCGTTCCGAGTCCTTCGATGACCGATGATCCCGAGTCCCCGGCGACGATGGCGTGCGCCTGGTCGGCGGCACCACGGATGGACTCCAGGTCGGAGAGCCGGCGGATCGTCGCGGTCAGCTCCTCGTCCTCGCCGGGCACCGGACCGACGGCGGCGATCTCGTCGATGCCGAACCGCAGCCGGTCGGCTTCCTGCGCGAGTTCGCGGTAGTTGGCGCGCCGGGCGTCGAGTTCGTCGAGGACCTCGACCCAGGCCGTTCGTGCCTTCCGGTATGAGTCCAGCGCCGCAGCCGCCTTCGGGCCGGCGAAGGTGTCGAGTGCCGCGCGCTGGTGTTCGGGCCGGAGGAGCCGCAACTGGTCGTTCTGGCCGTGGATGGCCAGGACCGCCGTGGTGAGTTGGCCCATGACGCCCACCGGGACCGACCGACCGCCCAGATGGGCGCGGGATCGTCCGTCGGCGCTGACGGACCGGACCGCGATGACGGTGTCGTCGTCGTCGAGTTCGGCTCCGGTGGAGTCCAGGATGTCGGCGACGACCGGATCCCGGTGCGCTCCGCCGTTGTTCGCGAGCCGGAACCGGCCCTCGACGACTGCCTTGGGGCTGCCGGTCCGGACGCGCGTCGCGTCGGCGCGGGCACCGGACAGCAGGTGCAGGCTGGTGACGATCATCGTCTTGCCCGCTCCGGTCTCGCCGGTGAGCACCGTGAATCCCGGATGAAAGCGCGCCTGCGCCTCCTCGATGACACCGAGACCGGTGATCGAGATCTCTTCGAGCACGACTATGCCTGCCTCCTCGCCATCCCGTGACCGGGAGGGCGAACTTGGTGACCAGTCGGTCGGCGAAGGGGTCGGAATCGATCCGGATCCAACGCACCGACCGTTCGCTGCGCACCACCTCGACCCGCGCTCCCGCGGGTACGTCGAGTGCGCGTCGGCCGTCGCACAGCGCCAGCGCAGACCGCCCGTTCTTGTCCACCTCCACCGCGATCCGCGATCGCGGACTCGTCACCATCGGCCGGGCGAACAGGGCGTGGGCGTTGTTCGGCACGACCAGGATGGCCTCGAGGTCGGGCCACATCACCGGCCCGCCGGCGGAGAACGCGTAGGCCGTCGATCCGGTCGGTGTTGACACCAGCACTCCGTCGGCGCCGAAGGCCGAGACCGGCCGGCCGTCGACCTCGGTCACGAGCTCGAGGACACCGTTGTTGCTCGTGTTCAGGACCGCGACCTCGTTGAGCGCCCAGCTGCACGCGGTCGGCGGATCCGGGTCGGCCGGGTCCACGATGGCGATGTCGAGGGTCATCCGCGGTTCGATGCGGTAGTCCCGGGCGATCAGCTGGGTCATGACCTCGTCGACGCGATGCGCCTCGGCCTCGGCGAGGAAGCCGATGTGTCCGAGATTGATACCCAGGACCGGGACCTCGGCGGGATAGGCCAGCTCGGCGGCCCGGAGGAAGGTGCCGTCCCCGCCCAGGACGATGACGAGTTCGCAGCCCTCTGCCGTCGCGGACTCGGCCGTCGTGACCTCGACGACCGCGCCGAGCGACCGCAGGTATTCGGGGTCGACCGGTACGTTGCGGGGACGGGGCGACTCGCCCTCGTTGTTCCGGTACAGCACATCGTGATCGGGGGCGTCGCGGTCGAGGGTGTCGTGGTCGACCACGCGCAGCGCGACGTCGGCGGCCGCGCAGTGGCGCGCGATCGCCTCGATGGTCTCGAGCACGTTCTCGCGTCCGGTGTGGGCGACCACCAAAAACTCGCGGGCACCGGTGTGGTCCGGTGCCGGATCGTCGGTCACTGGTGATCCCCTCCATCGAAGTGCGGTCTGGGACAAGTGCGGTGTCGGTACGGAGACGCGGGCCCAGCGGGTCAGCGCGGTCCCGCGGCGACCGCCTGTTCGATCATGGCCCGTAGTTCGTCCGGGGACCCGAGGGGGCGATCCGCGTCGGTCGAGTCCGCCCGGTCGACCCTATCGCTCCACCCCGACTCCTCGCCCGTCCGGTCGGCGAGCTCGTTGTGCAACCACAGGAAGTACTCGACGTTCCCCGACGGCCCGGGCAGCGGGCTCGCCACCACACCGCGCGTCCGCAGTCCGTGCGCGGCGGCCTCGGTCGCGACTCCGAGTACCGCCTCGGCGCGTAGCGCGGGATCGCGGACCACGCCGCCCGATCCGACCCGGTCCTTGCCGACCTCGAACTGCGGTTTGACCATCGGCAGCAGGTCGGCGCCCGGCGCGCAACAACGGGCCAGCGCGGGCAGCACCAGGCCCAACGAGATGAACGACAGGTCGGCGACCACGACGTCGACCGGGCCGCCGATGGACCCGGGCTCGAGGTGCCGGACGTTCGTCCGGTCATGGACCACGACGCGCTCGTCGTTCTGCAACCGCCAGATGAGTTGTCCGTATCCGACGTCCGCGGCGACCACCTCGCGGGCCCCGCGGCGCAGCAGCACATCGGTGAATCCCCCGGTCGATGCGCCGGCGTCGAGGCACCGACGCCCCTCCACCGTCAGGCCACCCGGCTCGAACGCCTCGAGCGCACCGAGGAGCTTGTGCGCGCCTCGTGACGCCCAGTCGTCTCGCGGACCCTCGTCGACGACGATCGGGGTGTCCCGGGTGACCCCGGTGGCCGCCTTCGACGCGATGGTCCCGTTGACCCGGACCGACCCGGCATCGACGAGCTCACGCGCCTGTTCGCGCGATCGGGCGAGACCTCGGCGGACGAGTTCGGCATCGAGTCGTGCTCTGGCGACCATGGTCAGAACCGCTCCCTCGTGGACGACTCCGGTTTCCGCACCGAGGCCGGTCTCATCGTCGGTCCACGGCGTCGAGGGCCGCGGTGAGCGAGTCATGGGCCTGCTCGAGAAGCGCCGCCTGACGTTCGAGCGCCGCCAGCGAGAAGGCGTCACCCGCCGATTCACGGATCTCGTCGACCTGCGCGAGCATCTCGGTGACCTCGGCCTCCACGTCGGGCAGCTCCCCGACCCCATCGGCGGTGCCGAATGCGTCGACGACGGGGTCGAACTGCCGACGCGGCATCGCTCCCGGCGTGGGCCGGGACGGACCTGGGTCAGCCGAGGAGGCAGTCGGGTGAGTCATCGTGGACCACGCTAGCCGACGACTGTGACACCGAGGGATTCGAGCTTGGTCCTCGCGGCTCCCTCCGCGATCACCCGCAAGTCGTCCGGATCCGCGGACCCGGCATCGACTGCGGCCCAGGTGGCGGCGGCGAGCGCGGGCACCAGTCCCGCCTCCGCGCCGGAACCGGCGACCCGCACGGTCGGACCCTCGACGGTGATGTCCCAACCGGGCTGGTCGGACACCCGCACGGCGTCGATGTCGACGAAAAGGCCGGCGAGGTCGTCGAGAACGTAGGTGGGTCGCTGCTCCGGGGGCGCCGACAGCAGATCGTCGACCGTGCTCACACCGGTCAGTACCAGGGCGCTCTCGATACCGACGGCATGGCCGCCCTCGATGTCGGTGTCCAACCGGTCCCCGACGACGAGCGGAGCGCTCGCCCGAGCACGCGCGATCGCGTCGGCCATCAACGGCGCGGCGGGCTTGCCCGCCACCAGGGGCTCCTTGCCCGTCGCGTTACGCAGCGCGGCGACCATCGAACCGTTCCCCACGAGCAGGCCCCGCTCGGACGGCAGGGTGGCGTCGATGTTCGTCGCGATCCACAGCGCGCCGGCCCGGATCGCGAGCGCCGCCTCCGACAGTTGCGCCCAACCGGTGTCCGGCGAGTGGCCCTGGATCACCGCGGCCGGTCGGTCGTCGGCACTACGCGTCACCCCGACACCGACTTCGCGGACTTCTTGCGCGAGTCCGTCGGTACCGATCACCAGTGCACGCGAACCCGGCTCGAGATGTTCGGACAGCAGCCGCGCGCCCGACTGTGCACTCGTGACGACGAGGTCGTCGGTCGCCTCGAACCCCAGCTTACGCAGGTGCGCGGCCACCTCGGACGGCCGCCGGCTCGCGTTGTTGGTCACGAAGAACCGCGGGATGTTCAGCCGGGCGAGGGCATCGAGCGCATTCGGCAGCGCGTGATGCCCGGCGAACACGGTGCCGTCCAGGTCGAGGAGTAGTGCGTCGTGACGATCGACAAGGGTCACGGAATCGGACGGCGATGTGATGGCGGGTTCGGCCGCAGACTCGGTTCCCGACGACTCGTCCAGGGTGGCGAGGGGATTGGGCACCCCTTCCACGATGGTCGACTCGGCGATCACGTCATCGCCGGCATCTCCCTCTTCCTCGGCAACGGCGGACACCGCCACCGAATTCGAGGTCTTCGACAGGTCGGCCGTACCCGGAACGGCCTCGATGGTGTCGTTCTCGATGGCATCGGACGCAGCAGGTGAATCGATTGCGGGAGTGACATCGGGCGCAGGCGCTGAGGCGGGCGCGATCGGGTCCGCATCGGAGTCGATGTCCCGCTCGACAGCCGGCACCGACAGCGGGTTGTCGAGCTCGCCTGGCGCAGCGCCGTTCACTCCCACACTCTCGGACGGCTGGTCGTCGTTGGCCAGCTCGGTCAACCGGAACTCGGCATCGGTGACATCATCGACGTCGGCGGCCGCCGCGTTCATGAACCAGGTGATCGCGTCGTCGCGACGACCGGCAGCTTCCAGGGCAGACGCATAGGCGTAGAAGAGACGGGCCGGTCCGGTACCGAGCTGCCCGGGCTTGAGGTTCTCGGCCTGCAGCGTCACGACCGCCTTCTCCGGTTCACCGAGGTCCATGCGGGCACCGGCTTCGACGATCCGCATCTCGGTGGCATCGTCGCCGGTCAGTGACCGTCCCTCGTCACCGCGCGCGATCTCGACGGCACGCTCAGGGCGCCCGAGTCCGCGTTCGCAGTCGGCGATGAGCGGCAACAGGGCCGGGTTGCCGGTGATGCGCTTGGCTGCGCGGAGTTCGGTCGCCGACTCCTGCCACTCGCCCGCGTTGTAGGCAGCGATGCCGACGGTCTCGCGAACGACGCCGACCCGGGAAGCGCGAGCGCGAGCGGCACGTGCATGTTCCAGCGCCTGGACGGGATCCTCGAGCAGGATGCGCGACACCATCACCAGGTGCCGCGCGACGATCTCGGCGTTGGCCTTGTCGAGCGTCAGCAGATCACGGCGCACCTCGGGATCGAGATCCGACGCCGCGATGTCCTCGGGTAGCGGTGGCCCGGGCTGCCGGCTGCCGCGATCAGATCCGCGGTCACGCCCCGGACGATCATTCCGGCCACCTCGACCGCCATCCCGCTGTCCACGTGTGTCCCGCTGGCCGCGCCCGTCGCGGCGCGGACGATCACGATCACTCATAGCTGCCAATCTATGCCCTCGAACCTTGCTGAGTTGTGCCGCCCGGCGATGACGCATCAGGCGACCGACGCACGAGAAAGACCCCGTATCCGACGAAAGAAATCATCGAATACGGGGCCTTTCTGAAATTGTGTTCGGCGGTGTCCTACTCTCCCACACTGATTAGGGTGCAGTACCATTGGCGCTGGAGGGCTTAGCTTCCGGGTTCGGAATGGGGCCGGGCGTTTCCCCTCCGCTATAGCCGCCGTAACTTTGTGAAACAACACGCTCACGTAGTGTGCGTGTGTTTGTTTGTCACCTCTCACCACCCCGTCACACCGTGGTGTTGTTGGGGGGTGTCCGGGGGGCGAAGCCACCCGGAGGAGTGTGTTGTTTCAGAAGTACATAGTGGATGCGAACACACCAAAACCGTGTTTGGTGATGTTGTGGGTGTTGTTGGTAAGTCCTCGGCCGATTAGTACCAGTCACCTGAACACATTGCTGTGCGTACAGTTCTGGCCTATCAACCCCATGGTCTGTGGGGGGCCTTAACCCCGCGAAGGGGGTGAGAAACCTCATCTTGGAACAGGCTTCCCGCTTAGATGCTTTCAGCGGTTATCCCTTCCGAACGTAGCTAACCAGCAGTGCCCCTGGCGGGACAACTGGCACACCAGAGGTTCGTCCGTCCCGGTCCTCTCGTACTAGGGACAGGTTTCCTCAAGTTTCTTACGCGCGCGGCGGATAGAGACCGAACTGTCTCACGACGTTCTAAACCCAGCTCGCGTGCCGCTTTAATGGGCGAACAGCCCAACCCTTGGGACCTACTCCAGCCCCAGGATGCGACGAGCCGACATCGAGGTGCCAAACCATCCCGTCGATATGGACTCTTGGGGAAGATCAGCCTGTTATCCCCGGGGTACCTTTTATCCGTTGAGCGACACCGCTTCCACTTGCCGGTGCCGGATCACTAGTCCCGACTTTCGTCCCTGCTCGACATGTACGTCTCACAGTCAAGCTCCCTTGTGCACTTACACTCAACACCTGATTGCCAACCAGGCTGAGGGAACCTTTGGGCGCCTCCGTTACCTTTTAGGAGGCAACCGCCCCAGTTAAACTACCCACCAGGCACTGTCCCTGAACCCGATCAGGGTCCGAGGTTAGAAGTCCAATACGATCAGAGTGGTATTTCAACAACGACTCCATGAACACTGGCGTGCCCACTTCACAGTCTCCCACCTATCCTACACAAACCGAACCGAACACCAATACCAAGCTATAGTGAAGGTCCCGGGGTCTTTTCGTCCTGCCGCGCGTAACGAGCATCTTTACTCGTACTGCAATTTCGCCGAGTCTGTGGTTGAGACAGCAGAGAAGTCGTTACGCCATTCGTGCAGGTCGGAACTTACCCGACAAGGAATTTCGCTACCTTAGGATGGTTATAGTTACCACCGCCGTTTACTGGGGCTTAAATTCTCAGCTTCACCACCGAAGTGATTAACCGGTCCTCTTAACCTTCCAGCACCGGGCAGGCGTCAGTCCGTATACATCGTCTTACGACTTCGCACGGACCTGTGTTTTTAGTAAACAGTCGCTTCTCTCTGGTCTCTGCGACCCACACCAGCTCAGACCGAAAAGATCGTCACCAGGATGGGTCCCCCTTCTCCCGAAGTTACGGGGGCATTTTGCCGAGTTCCTTAACCACAGTTCTCTCGATCGCCTTAGTATTCTCTACCTGACCACCTGTGTTGGTTTGGGGTACGGGCCGTGTACCAACTCACTAGAGGCTTTTCTCGGCAGCATAGGATCATGGAATTCGCCACAACGGCTACGCA
The genomic region above belongs to Gordonia hongkongensis and contains:
- the recN gene encoding DNA repair protein RecN, giving the protein MLEEISITGLGVIEEAQARFHPGFTVLTGETGAGKTMIVTSLHLLSGARADATRVRTGSPKAVVEGRFRLANNGGAHRDPVVADILDSTGAELDDDDTVIAVRSVSADGRSRAHLGGRSVPVGVMGQLTTAVLAIHGQNDQLRLLRPEHQRAALDTFAGPKAAAALDSYRKARTAWVEVLDELDARRANYRELAQEADRLRFGIDEIAAVGPVPGEDEELTATIRRLSDLESIRGAADQAHAIVAGDSGSSVIEGLGTVRTLLETAADDTLRDLVPRVTEALTVITDVGAELTAFTSGLPADAEELDKLLARQAELKTLVRKYAPDVDGVIDWRHKAEARLAEIEDPRASIEELEVAATAARDKVQAAADKLHTLRSKAAKSMADKVSRELKGLAMGDSALAVAVNPDAATPDDRLTVTVAGTAAHAGADGADKVEFALLAHPGATPLPIAKSASGGELSRVMLALEVVLAAPTSGSVMVFDEVDAGVGGRAAVEIGKRLSRLARAHQVIVVTHLPQVAAFADNHLVIGKSKKGALVTSSVRTLDRSERVAELARMLAGLGESDTGRAHAEELLATAEAERAAD
- a CDS encoding TlyA family RNA methyltransferase codes for the protein MVARARLDAELVRRGLARSREQARELVDAGSVRVNGTIASKAATGVTRDTPIVVDEGPRDDWASRGAHKLLGALEAFEPGGLTVEGRRCLDAGASTGGFTDVLLRRGAREVVAADVGYGQLIWRLQNDERVVVHDRTNVRHLEPGSIGGPVDVVVADLSFISLGLVLPALARCCAPGADLLPMVKPQFEVGKDRVGSGGVVRDPALRAEAVLGVATEAAAHGLRTRGVVASPLPGPSGNVEYFLWLHNELADRTGEESGWSDRVDRADSTDADRPLGSPDELRAMIEQAVAAGPR
- a CDS encoding HAD-IIA family hydrolase, whose product is MSDRDRPRRDGRGQRDTRGQRDGGRGGRNDRPGRDRGSDRGSRQPGPPLPEDIAASDLDPEVRRDLLTLDKANAEIVARHLVMVSRILLEDPVQALEHARAARARASRVGVVRETVGIAAYNAGEWQESATELRAAKRITGNPALLPLIADCERGLGRPERAVEIARGDEGRSLTGDDATEMRIVEAGARMDLGEPEKAVVTLQAENLKPGQLGTGPARLFYAYASALEAAGRRDDAITWFMNAAAADVDDVTDAEFRLTELANDDQPSESVGVNGAAPGELDNPLSVPAVERDIDSDADPIAPASAPAPDVTPAIDSPAASDAIENDTIEAVPGTADLSKTSNSVAVSAVAEEEGDAGDDVIAESTIVEGVPNPLATLDESSGTESAAEPAITSPSDSVTLVDRHDALLLDLDGTVFAGHHALPNALDALARLNIPRFFVTNNASRRPSEVAAHLRKLGFEATDDLVVTSAQSGARLLSEHLEPGSRALVIGTDGLAQEVREVGVGVTRSADDRPAAVIQGHSPDTGWAQLSEAALAIRAGALWIATNIDATLPSERGLLVGNGSMVAALRNATGKEPLVAGKPAAPLMADAIARARASAPLVVGDRLDTDIEGGHAVGIESALVLTGVSTVDDLLSAPPEQRPTYVLDDLAGLFVDIDAVRVSDQPGWDITVEGPTVRVAGSGAEAGLVPALAAATWAAVDAGSADPDDLRVIAEGAARTKLESLGVTVVG